The genomic segment ttTTATTAACCTGAATGAAGAAATAATGGTAAATTGTCACTGTTAAATACATCATTCATAGGGTATCCCTGTTCATAATCTGTAAATTAAGTTATGAATTAAGATGTCATgtgtattacctaatattatattatcatataataatattattatgtataatattaggtaatacacATGACATCTTTATCAATGTGTCTCTGCCCTTACCTTGATCTGAAAGTGGAGTTTCATATTCATTTTGTCGTACTCTAGTAGTTTTATCTTTATTCTTGAAATTCTTGTTAGTTACTATCacattattttcaatcaaaatattaagtatagttaatatttttagcattacaataatattgtgctattaggtacttaccatgatgaatatttttattatcttccGTATAAGACAACTTTTTGGCTAAATTTAAAAGCTTTAGCGCTCgtgacatttcaaatatttaaaaaaaagtcataggaatattaaaaaataacaatgttataatacagAATATCTAGTAGGCAACAGCAATTTTatgctttttaatattatacagtacattcgaggttaagttttttttttaatctttacgATACTTAGTAACAAGACACAAATCATatcataatgaaaataataaaactaataatattacattattatagagTATCGTTATCGGCTATCAAAATGCATTTTGTTTACTGTTATGAATATCACATGATATCtgctatttatagaaattatcaTGTTttgacacataataatatttgtggcAAAACCTGATAAatgatttatcatattttgcCACAATCAAATTCTGTGTTCCGTGTAGATAGTCAATTTgtataatgcttataaaaataaaactaattgtcCCACTGATATCATATTTTtccacaacaaaataatgacCTATTACTTTCACATACCGTAAAAACCCCGAAATCGATATTTTGGCAGATATCAGCTTCTGCCTCTTCAGTGCATATTTAATTGTATggaaatctataattttttttgttgtgatgTTATAAGtcgttaattaaattattaaaaaagatttcataataaatacaaaaaattgttgtttaataaattataataaaacataaacgtGTGAACatacgaaattaaaataaaaacctatacctaatttCCCTTTCCCATTCCAAAATTATACACCCCTAATAATGCCATAATgtctttacaattattttatctgaTAGGATATTATTTAACATGGTCAAAAATTCATGGATATCATTTGATAGTAATCAATATATGCAGAATAATGTTAAAGATTATTGaagatattcatttttaatctaataatatttgctTCACTAATATCAAATTCAAAAaactgtatacataaatatttttttatacacaacaaTTATTCTGTCGTTTTGAttcctttttattttagtaaaataagcATTATAATCACGGATAGatatatttcaacaattaaCGTCACGCCAAGTtttggttaaaattattatatctaaaagcatattttttttatcattctcTAAGAAAAGTAGTAGATCatctaatttagtatttactcttCTTATGttacaacacataatattaagaaacaaaggactattaattttatgacTGTACATAATGTCTGAGAAAGAAAGAACCAAAATAATTAGTTGTATAATTAGAAAAAGTTGAGGTAATAAAAAGTGAAAGCGATTTGCAAATGTTACTTCAAAatctaaatagttataaaatatgtaaagtaGTTAATAATTGCCACCaatcaaaatattgtgtttttgtttcTTTGGTCCGTCATTAACTTCTCTAAGAATTGTAAGATGTTCTAACTGTGCACAAGGAAGAAGAAAACTGCAAAAAGTAAAAGTGCAGAAATATGTTtccttaattattaattgtacattatacataataataccagAATGTGTAAGTGAAATATGACATAGACTCATAGACTAGCTAATTtcgttaaatcattttttttttcaatattgatattctaattttaaaactatctatttataataaacaatcagNNNNNNNNNNNNNNNNNNNNNNNNNNNNNNNNNNNNNNNNNNNNNNNNNNNNNNNNNNNNNNNNNNNNNNNNNNNNNNNNNNNNNNNNNNNNNNNNNNNNNNNNNNNNNNNNNNNNNNNNNNNNNNNNNNNNNNNNNNNNNNNNNNNNNNNNNNNNNNNNNNNNNNNNNNNNNNNNNNNNNNNNNNNNNNNNNNNNNNNNNNNNNNNNNNNNNNNNNNNNNNNNNNNNNNNNNNNNNNNNNNNNNNNNNNNNNNNNNNNNNNNNNNNNNNNNNNNNNNNNNNNNNNNNNNNNNNNNNNNNNNNNNNNNNNNNNNNNNNNNNNNNNNNNNNNNNNNNNNNNNNNNNNNNNNNNNNNNNNNNNNNNNNNNNNNNNNNNNNNNNNNNNNNNNNNNNNNNNNNNNNNNNNNNNNNNNNNNNNNNNNNNNNNNNNNNNNNNNNNNNNNNNNNNNNNNNNNNNNNNNNNNNNNNNNNNNNNNNNNNNNNNNNNNNNNNNNNNNNNNNNNNNNNNNNNNNNNNNNNNNNNNNNNNNNNNNNNNNNNNNNNNNNNNNNNNNNNNNNNNNNNNNNNNNNNNNNNNNNNNNNNNNNNNNNNNNNNNNNNNNNNNNNNNNNNNNNNNNNNNNNNNNNNNNNNNNNNNNNNNNNNNNNNNNNNNNNNNNNNNNNNNNNNNNNNNNNNNNNNNNNNNNNNNNNNNNNNNNNNNNNNNNNNNNNNNNNNNNNNNNNNNNNNNNNNNNNNNNNNNNNNNNNNNNNNNNNNNNNNNNNNNNNNNNNNNNNNNNNNNNNNNNNNNNNNNNNNNNNNNNNNNNNNNNNNNNNNNNNNNNNNNNNNNNNNNNNNNNNNNNNNNNNNNNNNNNNNNNNNNNNNNNNNNNNNNNNNNNNNNNNNNNNNNNNNNNNNNNNNNNNNNNNNNNNNNNNNNNNNNNNNNNNNNNNNNNNNNNNNNNNNNNNNNNNNNNNNNNNNNNNNNNNNNNNNNNNNNNNNNNNNNNNNNNNNNNNNNNNNNNNNNNNNNNNNNNNNNNNNNNNNNNNNNNNNNNNNNNNNNNNNNNNNNNNNNNNNNNNNNNNNNNNNNNNNNNNNNNNNNNNNNNNNNNNNNNNNNNNNNNNNNNNNNNNNNNNNNNNNNNNNNNNNNNNNNNNNNNNNNNNNNNNNNNNNNNNNNNNNNNNNNNNNNNNNNNNNNNNNNNNNNNNNNNNNNNNNNNNNNNNNNNNNNNNNNNNNNNNNNNNNNNNNNNNNNNNNNNNNNNNNNNNNNNNNNNNNNNNNNNNNNNNNNNNNNNNNNNNNNNNNNNNNNNNNNNNNNNNNNNNNNNNNNNNNNNNNNNNNNNNNNNNNNNNNNNNNNNNNNNNNNNNNNNNNNNNNNNNNNNNNNNNNNNNNNNNNNNNNNNNNNNNNNNNNNNNNNNNNNNNNNNNNNNNNNNNNNNNNTGAATTGTAATTGCTTGCTGTTAACTCCAGTATTCTTCTTTTTAGacctgtaaatatttaattcatacaatatcaatttttggatactaataatttatatatctaggTATGTTTTCTATAAggaaaaatagtatattgaatttcaattcaaaatacaattctGATGGtaccttaatataatttaatgcccTAGAAAACCACAcagttatttagttttatttttagattctgagatgTCTTTTTGTTCTGTTTGTCATCAACATTTGGTggagtaaaaatgctttgactTTATAGtgactcaaaaacaaatatcctcatatactttaaattatcataaaatgtttatatgacaAATTTCCATACAagagaaaattttcaaaatatattgactatttttgattttatataggcGTAAAattctttattgttttatacaaatatgtaataaatgcaTCGTTGTTGGGAAAAATTAAACCAATCTTTCGTAATACTAATGAGAAAATAAGTTTCTTTGAAAGCAGTATCAAAAAACATAggcatcataaaaatatataattgataacatACCTACCCGAATCATTATTCGTAAAGATACCTAGATACCTAAATCatcgaatttaataatttatcacatcCAGTACACACTCGAaacctactatacctataacaGAGTTGTacccatttataaaaattaaaatccgtagaactttaatgtttgttttttaaataaatacttaattattaagtgTACATAATCCGAGAGAATTATTAGtgtgtagggggggggggggggggggttaaacaaACAGCCatgtataaatatgattaaattaaaagccgaaactatattatttatttattttgtggttaatGTCTTAGTAAAAACATACGTTTAATTCAGAGGAAAAAAGTTCTaactatgtgaaaaaaaatattaacaagtttaaaattaaaagcaataattttaaattttactaatattaaaaattataatattaattaggtataccttTACAGGCgattcaattttttgaaatgcATGCTGTATTCCTTCATTACACGGCGAACGATCATaagttattgtaaattgtttttgtggTCCATAAGTAGCTAAAAAATACTCAAtttggtacattataataatcaacatggtttaggtataatatagttgttacaGTTTTACACCACAATTTTCACATACCATTTGGAGTGAAGTAGACCCAATCAAAGATATGCTGGTTCCCCCAATAACGTATTAAAGCATATTgtactgtaatatttttaaacatgccTCCACAAGAGTTTACTGTTACTGCACTTATTTCCATATCATCAACCACAATAGCGGTCACCGATGCATGGAAAACTATGATGCCGgtccataataaaataactgctTTTAAAAAATTCCTGAAATACACacgtatattcataaatattctttattaccCACTGAATAATAACTTAAAGGGTATGGCATACGAAGAACTTCAAAAGctacatttttttcagtttggaaaaaaaatttaaaaaaattcaatactaAGTATTTTGTTTCgcgtaactaaaataaattaagtttttcatCATTAACTTCAAAACAAAGTTTGTCCGGGCTCTTTTTTTACGTTCTTATAAAGTaccttaaaatacacatttttgaaaaatcgataggttttTAAACCAGAATTATGCCCTGACAGATTTTATTATGTCAAACAGATTGATGAGTGGAAGAAAGGAAGTTAGCATCCTACATATATTATCAAGGTACTTACATCGTCTTCTTTAAAAATTTCGATTCTGTGTCAATTTTGTacaacctttaaaaaaataatagatcaaCTTTTTTGAATAACCTTTCTGGTACAGGATGACGTCTGATGTCTGACATGAGAACAGCAGATGTGTGGTcgttacaaaaacaatatataatatggcgtCTTTTCTCTCGAcgcatacacatacacacacaaacaaacacacgcacacatacgTTGAAGGACAGTGGTACCAACATAACGTccctctttaaaaaaaaaaaattaattattgacacAAAACACGaactatgattataatcatagttCGTGGTTTACAGTTTCTCGTTTATCTACAAACGTAATATACCAAGAATACCAAGAATCAGTAACCGgggttatattatgtaaccatgattgcaaataattgtaaaatgttattatcatactttaaatatgatactGCTGTTGCAGGCTTGACGTTATTCCCTCGGTACTGTGAGTTGGGACGAGCTGATTGGAGGGTTCAAATCATGTGACCTTtgtacttattacttaaaagttattGTGGATTATGTCTATTATGACCGTTTGTATCATTAAATTGAGATATCATTTTGTTTTGACTTCTGGTCTTTATTGTtgggtatt from the Acyrthosiphon pisum isolate AL4f chromosome X, pea_aphid_22Mar2018_4r6ur, whole genome shotgun sequence genome contains:
- the LOC100574694 gene encoding uncharacterized protein LOC100574694 isoform X1 translates to MNFLKAVILLWTGIIVFHASVTAIVVDDMEISAVTVNSCGGMFKNITVQYALIRYWGNQHIFDWVYFTPNATYGPQKQFTITYDRSPCNEGIQHAFQKIESPVKV
- the LOC100574694 gene encoding uncharacterized protein LOC100574694 isoform X2, coding for MNFLKAVILLWTGIIVFHASVTAIVVDDMEISAVTVNSCGGMFKNITVQYALIRYWGNQHIFDWVYFTPNATYGPQKQFTITYDRSPCNEGIQHAFQKIESPVKV